Proteins encoded together in one Onychomys torridus chromosome 1, mOncTor1.1, whole genome shotgun sequence window:
- the Slc5a2 gene encoding sodium/glucose cotransporter 2, whose product MVWWPVGASLFASNIGSGHFVGLAGTGAASGLAVAGFEWNALFVVLLLGWLFVPVYLTAGVITMPQYLRKRFGGRRIRLYLSVLSLFLYIFTKISVDMFSGAVFIQQALGWNIYASVIALLGITMIYTVTGGLAALMYTDTVQTFVILAGAFILTGYAFHEVGGYSGLFDKYLGAVTSLTVSKDPTIGNISSTCYQPRPDSYHLLRDPVTGDLPWPALLLGLTIVSGWYWCSDQVIVQRCLAGKNLTHIKAGCILCGYLKLMPMFLMVMPGMISRILYPDEVACVVPEVCKQVCGTEVGCSNIAYPQLVVKLMPNGLRGLMLAVMLAALMSSLASIFNSSSTLFTMDIYTRLRPRAGDRELLIVGRLWVVFIVAVSVAWLPVVQAAQGGQLFDYIQSVSSYLAPPVSAVFVLALFVPRVNEKGAFWGLIGGLLMGLARLIPEFFFGSGSCVRPSACPALLCRVHYLYFAIILFICSGLLTLVISLCTAPIPQKHLHRLVFSLRHSKEEREDLDADELESPSPAPVQNGYQEHAVVFEEVQPPAPSLLRQCLLWFCGMSRSGSGGPPPTSEEVAATTRQLEDISEDPGWARVVNLNALLMMTVAVFLWGFYA is encoded by the exons ATGGTGTGGTGGCCG GTTGGAGCCTCTCTGTTCGCCAGCAACATTGGCAGCGGTCATTTTGTGGGCCTGGCAGGGACCGGAGCGGCGAGCggcttggctgtggctggatttgAGTGGAAT GCGCTCTTTGTGGTGCTCCTACTTGGCTGGCTCTTCGTCCCTGTGTATCTGACCGCCGGTGTGATTACAATGCCTCAGTACCTACGCAAGCGCTTTGGTGGACGCCGCATCCGCCTCTACCTGTCGGTGCTCTCACTTTTTTTGTACATCTTCACCAAGATCTCG GTGGACATGTTCTCCGGGGCGGTGTTCATACAGCAGGCCCTGGGCTGGAACATTTACGCTTCTGTCATTGCACTGTTGGGCATCACCATGATTTATACTGTGACAG GAGGGCTGGCAGCATTGATGTATACAGACACTGTGCAGACCTTTGTCATTCTCGCCGGGGCCTTCATCCTCACTGGTTACG CTTTCCATGAAGTGGGCGGGTACTCGGGTCTCTTCGACAAATACCTGGGAGCAGTGACTTCACTGACCGTGTCCAAGGATCCCACTATTGGCAACATCTCCAGCACCTGCTATCAACCGAGGCCGGACTCCTACCACTTACTGCGCGACCCGGTGACAGGAGACCTGCCGTGGCCTGCACTGCTGCTGGGACTCACCATTGTCTCAGGCTGGTATTGGTGCAGTGACCAG GTCATAGTGCAGCGCTGCCTGGCTGGAAAGAACTTGACTCACATCAAAGCTGGATGCATCTTGTGTGGCTACCTGAAGCTGATGCCCATGTTCCTTATGGTCATGCCGGGCATGATCAGCCGCATTCTTTACCCAG ATGAAGTTGCATGTGTGGTACCTGAGGTGTGTAAGCAAGTGTGTGGCACTGAGGTGGGCTGCTCCAACATCGCCTACCCACAGCTTGTTGTGAAGCTCATGCCCAATG GTCTGCGTGGACTCATGCTAGCCGTCATGCTGGCTGCCCTCATGTCCTCTCTAGCATCAATCTTTAACAGTAGCAGCACACTTTTCACTATGGATATCTACACCCGCCTGCGGCCTCGTGCTGGTGACCGGGAGCTGCTGATAGTTGGAAG GCTTTGGGTGGTCTTCATCGTGGCTGTGTCAGTGGCTTGGCTCCCTGTGGTGCAGGCGGCACAGGGTGGGCAGCTCTTCGACTATATCCAGTCTGTCTCCAGCTACCTGGCCCCGCCTGTGTCTGCAGTCTTTGTGCTGGCGCTCTTTGTGCCCCGGGTCAACGAGAAG GGTGCTTTCTGGGGACTAATTGGGGGCCTGCTGATGGGCCTAGCACGGCTCATACCTGAGTTCTTCTTCGGCTCGGGGAGCTGCGTGCGACCCTCAGCATGCCCAGCGCTCCTCTGCCGGGTACACTACCTCTACTTTGCCATCATACTCTTCATCTGCTCTGGTCTCCTCACACTTGTGATCTCCCTGTGCACTGCACCCATCCCACAGAAGCAT CTCCACCGCCTGGTTTTCAGTCTCCGGCACAGCAAGGAGGAACGAGAGGACCTAGATGCTGATGAGTTAGAAAGCCCAAGCCCGGCCCCTGTGCAGAACGGGTACCAGGAACATGCAGTGGTGTTCGAAG aggtccagcccccagcccccagcctgcTCCGCCAGTGCCTGCTCTGGTTCTGTGGAATGAGCCGGAGTGGGTCAGGGGGTCCTCCACCCACTAGTGAGGAGGTGGCTGCAACAACCAGGCAGCTAGAGGACATCAGTGAGGACCCTGGCTGGGCCCGTGTGGTCAACCTCAATGCCCTGCTCATGATGACTGTGGCTGTGTTCCTCTGGGGCTTTTACGCCTAA